From the genome of Arthrobacter sp. SLBN-122:
TCCGCTCCAGCTGGTGCACGGCCGAATCAAGCCGCAGGACCGGGCGCAGAACCCATCCGGTGACCCGGGCGGCCCCCACCAAAAGGACGGCGGCCAGTGCAAGGGCAGCGATAGCCACTGCAAGCCACCGCTCCCGGAGTTTCTGCTGCGCCGTTGCGGCGTCTACGTCCAGGACCACGGCGCCCAGAACCTGGCTGGCGCTGCCGAAGGGCCGGAAGATGACCCGGGAATTGGAGCCAAAAGGCTCCAGTGGTTCCAGGGATGTGTTGCTCACGTTCAGCCGGCCAAGGGACAGGGCATCCTGCACCCCTGGCTGCCCTGCATCAAGGCCGCCGGAAGCCAGGGTCTGCTGCTGCACCCGCACCACGATTCCCTCGCCGTAGAGCCCCGAGTAGGTGTCCATCTCCCGCTGCAGCCGCACCGTATCGCCGTCGCCCGCGGCGTCAAAGGCCACCTGTGCCAGCCGGTTCAGGGACGCTGCCCGGTTGATCTGCAGTTCCTGGGTCAGTTCCCGGGAGGCCGAACCCAGGATGGTCCCTGAAATGAGGAAGACCACCGCCAGGCAGAGCACGCTGAGGATACCCAGGACCCTCAGCCTCATGGGGAAGCCGCCTCCACCCGGTATCCCACGCCGCGCACATTGATGATGAAACCGGGCTTCTGCAGTTTCGCCCGCAACCCGGTGAGGTGCACGTCCAGGGACCGGGAGGAGGCCAGGAACGCGTCACCCCACAGGGCGTCCAGGATCTGCTCGCGCGTCACCACGGAGCCCGCATGCCGTGCCAGCAGGGCCAGGAGTTCGAACTCCGTGGCGGTCAGGGGGAGGGGGAGGGCTGCCCTGGAAGCGGTGCGCCGGTTGAGGTCGATCACCAGGTCGTCCAGGACAATAACGTCCTCCTGCGGTGTCCCGCGGCCCCGTCCCGCCCGCCGCGTCACCGCTTCAATCCGGGCCAGCAGTTCCACCAGCTTTACGGGTTTGACCAGGTAGTCGTCGGCGCCGGAGCGGAGCCCGAGCACCACGCTGCGTTCGTCGTCGCGGGCGGTCAGGATCAGGATGGGGACATCGGTGACCTGCCGCAGCTTGCGCAGCACCTCCAGCCCATCCATGTCCGGCAGCCCAAGGTCCAGGAGGATCACCTGGAAGTTCCGGTGCGAGAGCAGCGCGTCCACGCCCCGGGACAGCCGCTGCGGGTGGTGCCCGGCGCTTTCCACGGCGGCGGCCAGGGCGCCGGCCATGGCGTCGTCGTCTTCGACGATCAGCACGTCCATGGCCATCTTCCTTGCTGTTGTGCGGTGTCCGTTTCACGCCCGCTTGGTGAGATTACCCCGT
Proteins encoded in this window:
- a CDS encoding response regulator transcription factor — encoded protein: MDVLIVEDDDAMAGALAAAVESAGHHPQRLSRGVDALLSHRNFQVILLDLGLPDMDGLEVLRKLRQVTDVPILILTARDDERSVVLGLRSGADDYLVKPVKLVELLARIEAVTRRAGRGRGTPQEDVIVLDDLVIDLNRRTASRAALPLPLTATEFELLALLARHAGSVVTREQILDALWGDAFLASSRSLDVHLTGLRAKLQKPGFIINVRGVGYRVEAASP